From the Pomacea canaliculata isolate SZHN2017 linkage group LG4, ASM307304v1, whole genome shotgun sequence genome, one window contains:
- the LOC112561832 gene encoding uncharacterized protein LOC112561832 isoform X1 — protein sequence MMAHKFHRGHRSMADKEMLEVCSAIDSDEDRDVVAEVDYTEGRTSEDEFPPQVYKKTAKKSRMIMEGKRMTAFNAFCSEKRKGNPGAGFRMTMWAREWHQLSCEAKKYYKEKAQALGKKCAAVNSLWKIKKLINSLEGTSDREALGIQAIGLVILKNGTLDAYGFGGLQNCLKDMALHLKLLGLSTGGDMANIKKSTIDELRKQAQRKMSKIAKEQLGLNQFPYKRVQKGDFILSGIPPSLLPLQPAGKLAIKDLEELLAAHISVSRVPAARQAKGTDLPQAVAVQVTELPQEAVVQVIDMPQEAAVEVCDSPQEAVRNLNLLPPSHNSLPKRVPTSKAENTAKKPRKEWDEEALKAVEELLHGPPVGLHQLEELKGQIPALTKFSAMQIYVKLYSRKQ from the exons ATGATGGCACACAAATTTCATCGTGGGCATAGAAGTATGGCTGATAAAGAGATGCTAGAAGTGTGTTCAGCGATCGACTCAGACGAAGATCGTGATGTTGTAGCTGAAGTTGACTACACTGAAGGGAGAACTTCCGAGGACGAATTCCCGCCACAAGTTTataaaaagacagcaaagaaaagcCGCATG ATTATGGAAGGAAAACGAATGACAGCTTTTAATGCTTTCTGtagtgaaaaaaggaaag GAAACCCCGGTGCTGGCTTTCGGATGACGATGTGGGCCAGAGAGTGGCATCAACTAAGCTGTGAGGCcaagaaatattataaagaGAAGGCCCAGGCTTTAGGAAAGAAATGTGCTGCAGTAAACTCCCTTTGGAAGATAAAGAAACTG ATAAACAGCCTTGAAGGCACAAGTGACAGGGAAGCTCTAGGGATTCAAGCCATAGGCCTTGTGATATTAAAAAATGGCACTCTGGACGCTTATGGCTTTGGTGGACTTCAAAACTGCCTGAAGGATATGGCCCTACATCTAAAACTGTTAGGGCTCAGCACAGGAGGGGACATGGCTAATA ttaaaaaaagCACTATTGACGAATTGCGCAAGCAAgctcaaagaaaaatgtcaaaaattgcAA aaGAGCAACTGGGACTAAACCAGTTTCCCTACAAAAGGGTTCAGAAGGGAGACTTTATTTTATCAGGTATTCCTCCCTCGCTTCTTCCGCTGCAGCCTGCTGGGAAGCTGGCCATTAAAGATCTGGAAGAGCTCCTTGCAGCACATATATCTGTCTCGAG agtACCAGCTGCACGGCAGGCCAAAGGCACAGACTTGCCACAGGCTGTTGCAGTTCAAGTCACAGAGTTGCCGCAGGAAGCTGTAGTGCAAGTCATAGATATGCCACAAGAAGCTGCAGTGGAAGTCTGTGACTCACCACAGGAGGCGGTACGAAACCTGAACTTGCTACCACCCAGCCACAACAGTCTTCCAAAAAGAGTCCCAACATCCAAGGCAGAAAATACGGCCAAAA AACCAAGAAAGGAATGGGATGAAGAAGCTCTGAAAGCAGTTGAAGAGCTACTGCATGGACCACCTGTAGGGCTTCACCAGCTGGAGGAGCTGAAAGGACAGATTCCAGCACTGACCAAATTTTCTGCAATGCagatttatgtaaaattatatagcagaaagcaatga
- the LOC112561832 gene encoding uncharacterized protein LOC112561832 isoform X2 — MEGKRMTAFNAFCSEKRKGNPGAGFRMTMWAREWHQLSCEAKKYYKEKAQALGKKCAAVNSLWKIKKLINSLEGTSDREALGIQAIGLVILKNGTLDAYGFGGLQNCLKDMALHLKLLGLSTGGDMANIKKSTIDELRKQAQRKMSKIAKEQLGLNQFPYKRVQKGDFILSGIPPSLLPLQPAGKLAIKDLEELLAAHISVSRVPAARQAKGTDLPQAVAVQVTELPQEAVVQVIDMPQEAAVEVCDSPQEAVRNLNLLPPSHNSLPKRVPTSKAENTAKKPRKEWDEEALKAVEELLHGPPVGLHQLEELKGQIPALTKFSAMQIYVKLYSRKQ; from the exons ATGGAAGGAAAACGAATGACAGCTTTTAATGCTTTCTGtagtgaaaaaaggaaag GAAACCCCGGTGCTGGCTTTCGGATGACGATGTGGGCCAGAGAGTGGCATCAACTAAGCTGTGAGGCcaagaaatattataaagaGAAGGCCCAGGCTTTAGGAAAGAAATGTGCTGCAGTAAACTCCCTTTGGAAGATAAAGAAACTG ATAAACAGCCTTGAAGGCACAAGTGACAGGGAAGCTCTAGGGATTCAAGCCATAGGCCTTGTGATATTAAAAAATGGCACTCTGGACGCTTATGGCTTTGGTGGACTTCAAAACTGCCTGAAGGATATGGCCCTACATCTAAAACTGTTAGGGCTCAGCACAGGAGGGGACATGGCTAATA ttaaaaaaagCACTATTGACGAATTGCGCAAGCAAgctcaaagaaaaatgtcaaaaattgcAA aaGAGCAACTGGGACTAAACCAGTTTCCCTACAAAAGGGTTCAGAAGGGAGACTTTATTTTATCAGGTATTCCTCCCTCGCTTCTTCCGCTGCAGCCTGCTGGGAAGCTGGCCATTAAAGATCTGGAAGAGCTCCTTGCAGCACATATATCTGTCTCGAG agtACCAGCTGCACGGCAGGCCAAAGGCACAGACTTGCCACAGGCTGTTGCAGTTCAAGTCACAGAGTTGCCGCAGGAAGCTGTAGTGCAAGTCATAGATATGCCACAAGAAGCTGCAGTGGAAGTCTGTGACTCACCACAGGAGGCGGTACGAAACCTGAACTTGCTACCACCCAGCCACAACAGTCTTCCAAAAAGAGTCCCAACATCCAAGGCAGAAAATACGGCCAAAA AACCAAGAAAGGAATGGGATGAAGAAGCTCTGAAAGCAGTTGAAGAGCTACTGCATGGACCACCTGTAGGGCTTCACCAGCTGGAGGAGCTGAAAGGACAGATTCCAGCACTGACCAAATTTTCTGCAATGCagatttatgtaaaattatatagcagaaagcaatga